A genome region from Corallococcus exiguus includes the following:
- a CDS encoding Hint domain-containing protein, producing the protein MLPVTPSWKRLALTAMVFSTPLMAGCTAEPTREAPTAAVRQDRAHDSLKMSKLYAQWKQQHADGTQMPLDLGDADQYAFLMKRLEAAGNTPANSPRLFSSLSRQREHVLAQKASGVKAQTTTPEWCGHLLPLEEIAHGNGETTFQGSGYLTCAGGADYSYVDFNAYSTTPDRQDFQLLATTATEDYLAKTLETDPLNVVLDAGPDRVLYYDSVGMAYDEASGRMETFYSTADTTVLLLPPGLNFDHPRELIGTGLPGNAIRTCLERGSATGALDCDYTLAKKDAAGNITAFAGGYTGVAAVNAQQSVTAKKWVPDTTAYWPTPGAFNAAKLYLPARGTYVTGLPANCTVTTVKSEVNIVLLSAGGRCKVNNVAATTPGTVVLTGSLPLGTGLDASSIPFNGLMDLGTDCLAHEQDVAMQAFTTVNATCPRSGGGFSPVTRVGFRRLAVLDFKNSCLAAGTRVLRADGQSVPVESVKVGDRVLSNADGRALTVTTVTKGTESQPMVRLKAGKGQDVLVTNTHPMVSRTRGVVTAGELAVGDVLLTKNGEATLASVERVPFKGQVYNLTLGTDTELLDVGAKEHTLIANGFLVGDARMQTDLAREKHPPVSSDVLAVLPAAWHADYLNSRR; encoded by the coding sequence ATGCTCCCCGTCACCCCCAGCTGGAAGCGCCTCGCCCTGACGGCGATGGTGTTCTCGACTCCCCTCATGGCCGGCTGCACGGCCGAGCCCACGCGCGAAGCGCCGACGGCCGCCGTGCGCCAGGACCGGGCCCACGATTCGCTGAAGATGTCGAAGCTGTACGCGCAGTGGAAGCAGCAGCACGCGGATGGCACCCAGATGCCGCTCGACCTGGGCGACGCGGATCAGTACGCCTTCCTGATGAAGCGCCTGGAGGCGGCGGGCAACACCCCGGCCAACTCCCCGCGCCTGTTCTCCAGCCTCTCGCGGCAGCGCGAACACGTGCTGGCCCAGAAGGCCTCCGGCGTGAAGGCGCAGACCACCACCCCCGAGTGGTGCGGCCACCTGCTGCCGCTGGAGGAGATTGCTCACGGCAACGGGGAGACGACGTTCCAGGGCTCGGGCTACCTCACCTGCGCGGGCGGGGCGGACTACTCCTACGTGGACTTCAACGCGTACTCCACGACGCCGGACCGCCAGGACTTCCAGCTGCTGGCCACGACGGCCACGGAGGACTACCTGGCCAAGACGCTGGAGACGGATCCGCTGAACGTGGTGCTGGACGCGGGTCCGGACCGGGTCCTGTATTACGACTCGGTGGGCATGGCCTATGACGAGGCCAGCGGCCGGATGGAGACCTTCTACTCCACCGCGGACACCACGGTGCTGCTGCTGCCGCCGGGTCTGAACTTCGACCACCCGCGCGAGCTCATCGGCACGGGCCTGCCGGGCAACGCCATCCGCACCTGCCTGGAGCGCGGCTCCGCGACGGGCGCGCTGGATTGCGACTACACGCTGGCGAAGAAGGACGCGGCCGGCAACATCACCGCCTTCGCCGGCGGCTACACGGGCGTGGCGGCGGTGAATGCCCAGCAGTCCGTGACCGCGAAGAAGTGGGTGCCGGACACGACGGCCTACTGGCCCACGCCGGGCGCGTTCAACGCGGCCAAGCTGTACCTGCCGGCGCGGGGCACGTACGTGACGGGCCTGCCGGCCAACTGCACCGTGACGACGGTGAAGAGCGAGGTGAACATCGTCCTCCTGAGCGCGGGCGGTCGCTGCAAGGTGAACAACGTCGCCGCGACCACGCCGGGCACGGTGGTGCTCACGGGCAGCCTGCCGCTGGGCACGGGCCTGGACGCGTCCAGCATTCCCTTCAACGGGCTGATGGACCTGGGCACGGACTGCCTGGCCCACGAGCAGGACGTGGCGATGCAGGCCTTCACCACGGTGAACGCGACGTGCCCCCGCTCCGGTGGCGGCTTCAGCCCGGTGACGCGCGTGGGATTCCGCCGGCTGGCGGTGCTGGACTTCAAGAACAGCTGCCTCGCGGCGGGCACGCGCGTGCTGCGCGCGGACGGCCAGTCCGTCCCCGTGGAGTCCGTGAAGGTCGGTGACCGCGTGCTGTCGAACGCGGACGGCCGCGCCCTCACCGTCACCACCGTGACGAAGGGCACCGAGTCCCAGCCGATGGTCCGCCTGAAGGCGGGCAAGGGCCAGGACGTGCTCGTCACCAATACCCACCCCATGGTCAGCCGCACCCGCGGCGTCGTGACGGCGGGCGAGCTCGCGGTGGGCGACGTGCTGCTGACGAAGAACGGCGAGGCGACGCTGGCCTCCGTGGAGCGCGTGCCCTTCAAGGGCCAGGTCTACAACCTGACCCTGGGCACGGACACGGAGCTGCTGGACGTGGGCGCGAAGGAGCACACGCTCATCGCCAACGGCTTCCTGGTGGGCGACGCGCGCATGCAGACGGACCTGGCGCGTGAGAAGCACCCGCCCGTCTCCTCGGACGTGCTGGCCGTGCTGCCCGCCGCGTGGCACGCGGACTACCTGAACAGCCGCCGCTAA
- a CDS encoding HipA domain-containing protein gives MDPTLPVSTTGILDVLIGDVHVGTLTLLADERIEFSLSEDYRQRYPRPVLGQFFEDDLSRRHTSRMRLPPFFSNLLPEGPLRDLISERQHIARQREFFFIAHLGADLSGAVIVRPAGELAGHDAPLAEAPAEPVSDGEPLRFSLAGVQLKFSMLRRDRGMTLPMGGLGGDWIVKLPDNRYDRVPENELSVMTWARATGIDVPELQLLPVADLHGLPEGITLREDLAYAIRRFDRPSPGRRVHMEDLAQVLGLYSDEKYKKYNYETIANVLLKVAGLDALQEFLRRLVFIIACGNGDAHHKNWSLYYPDGTRPTLSPAYDFVSTIQYMPQDQLALNLAKSKRFEDVSLQSFERLARKLGLSDEDVLPVVKGAVEVALDTWTTLRADLPMPELFKQRIEEHWKRVPLLQGNVKRSSGELRQTVNAFFTLYNELPRLGPGSDACTREALRRLSPLPPSPRVLDLGAGTGRQSLVLARELGTRVTAVDLHRPYLDRLEREAREQGLSDAIVTRQEDMSALSLPPGSVDLLWSEGAIYLMGFEQGLRQWRPLLAPGGQVAVTECTWLTDVRPPEAVRFWSAGYPSMGTIAQNRASAEAAGFTVLDTFTLPASAWWDEYYTPLLQRIDRLRPTADAALREVIAAAEQEVNLYRRHGDSYGYVFYLLRSREA, from the coding sequence ATGGACCCCACGCTCCCTGTGTCCACCACGGGCATCCTCGACGTCCTCATTGGCGACGTGCACGTCGGCACGCTCACGCTGCTCGCGGACGAGCGCATCGAATTCAGCCTCTCCGAGGACTACCGCCAGCGCTACCCGCGCCCCGTCCTGGGCCAGTTCTTCGAGGACGACCTGTCACGCCGCCACACCAGCCGCATGCGGCTGCCACCGTTCTTCTCCAACCTCCTGCCCGAAGGCCCGCTGCGCGACCTCATCTCCGAACGCCAGCACATCGCCCGGCAGCGTGAGTTCTTCTTCATCGCCCACCTGGGCGCGGACCTCTCTGGCGCCGTCATCGTCCGCCCCGCGGGCGAGCTCGCCGGCCACGACGCGCCGCTCGCCGAAGCTCCCGCCGAACCCGTTTCGGACGGTGAGCCGCTGCGCTTCTCGCTCGCGGGCGTGCAGCTCAAGTTCTCCATGCTCCGGCGCGACCGGGGCATGACGCTGCCCATGGGCGGCCTGGGCGGAGACTGGATCGTCAAGCTCCCGGACAACCGCTACGACCGCGTGCCGGAGAACGAGCTGTCCGTGATGACGTGGGCGCGCGCCACCGGCATCGACGTGCCGGAGCTCCAGTTGCTCCCGGTCGCTGACCTGCACGGCCTCCCGGAGGGCATCACCCTGCGCGAGGACCTGGCCTACGCCATCCGACGCTTCGACCGGCCGTCCCCCGGCCGCCGCGTGCACATGGAGGACCTGGCGCAGGTGCTGGGGCTGTACTCCGATGAGAAGTACAAGAAGTACAACTACGAGACCATCGCCAACGTGCTGCTCAAGGTCGCGGGCCTGGACGCGCTCCAGGAGTTCCTGCGGCGGTTGGTGTTCATCATCGCGTGCGGCAACGGCGACGCGCACCACAAGAACTGGTCCCTCTACTACCCGGACGGCACGCGCCCCACGCTGTCTCCCGCGTACGACTTCGTCTCCACCATCCAGTACATGCCGCAGGACCAGCTCGCGCTGAACCTGGCGAAGTCCAAGCGCTTCGAGGACGTGTCGCTCCAGAGCTTCGAGCGCCTGGCGCGCAAGCTGGGCCTGAGCGACGAGGACGTCCTCCCGGTGGTGAAGGGGGCCGTGGAGGTCGCGCTCGATACGTGGACCACGCTGCGCGCGGACCTGCCCATGCCGGAGCTCTTCAAGCAGCGCATCGAGGAGCACTGGAAGCGCGTCCCGCTGCTCCAGGGCAACGTGAAGCGCAGCTCCGGCGAGCTGCGCCAGACGGTCAACGCCTTCTTCACCCTCTACAACGAGTTGCCCCGCCTGGGCCCCGGCAGCGACGCCTGCACCCGGGAAGCGCTGCGGCGCCTGTCCCCGCTGCCGCCCTCGCCGCGCGTGCTGGACCTGGGCGCGGGCACCGGACGGCAGTCGCTGGTGCTCGCGCGGGAACTGGGCACGCGCGTCACCGCCGTGGACCTGCACCGGCCCTATCTTGACCGGCTGGAGCGCGAGGCCCGCGAGCAGGGGCTGTCGGACGCCATCGTCACGCGTCAGGAGGACATGAGCGCGCTGTCGCTACCGCCCGGCTCCGTCGACCTGCTCTGGTCCGAGGGCGCCATCTACCTGATGGGCTTCGAGCAGGGCCTGCGCCAGTGGCGGCCGTTGCTCGCGCCCGGTGGACAGGTGGCCGTCACCGAGTGCACCTGGCTCACCGACGTCCGTCCTCCGGAGGCGGTGCGCTTCTGGTCCGCCGGGTACCCGTCCATGGGCACCATCGCCCAGAACCGCGCCAGCGCGGAGGCCGCGGGCTTCACGGTGCTGGACACCTTCACGCTGCCCGCGTCCGCGTGGTGGGACGAGTACTACACGCCGCTCCTCCAGCGCATCGACCGGCTGCGCCCCACCGCGGACGCGGCCCTGCGCGAGGTCATCGCGGCGGCGGAACAGGAAGTGAACCTGTACCGCCGCCACGGGGACAGCTACGGCTACGTCTTCTACCTGCTGCGTTCGCGCGAGGCCTGA